The following coding sequences lie in one Anomalospiza imberbis isolate Cuckoo-Finch-1a 21T00152 chromosome 17, ASM3175350v1, whole genome shotgun sequence genomic window:
- the NCOA3 gene encoding nuclear receptor coactivator 3 isoform X1, whose amino-acid sequence MMVKSSHDLVEDVGGYQDIRQRYETMQCFALSQPRAMMEEGEDLQSCMICVARRITTTERVFSANPESFITRHDLSGKLVNIDTNSLRSSMRPGFEDIIRRCIQRFLCHNDGQSWSNKRHYHEAYMQGHAETPLYRFSLADGTIVTAQTKSKLFRNPVTNDRHGFVSTHFLQREQNGYRPNPNSIGQNIRTPVTGNTNSVNGLMNVSPGQAMPMQNRNYGMGDPSAVGQLTSARYGSPGNMGPVNSGPGMQSSAYQSNSFGLNISSPPHGSPGLTSSQQNLMVSPRNRGSPKMSSHQYSPVTGMHSPMGSASNTSNSTFSSSSLSALQAISEGVGNSLLSTLSSPGPKLDNSPNISITQQIKDSKSPSGLYCEQNQVESSICHSNSRDLLSEKDSKEGNLEASESQRGPSESKGHKKLLQLLTCSSDERGHSTASNSPLDSNCKESSTSATSPSGVSSSTSGGVSSSSNMHGSLLQEKHRILHKLLQNGNSPAEVAKITAEATGKDTYHDASNTTSCGEGTVKHEQLSPKKKESNALLRYLLDKDDIKEPLSKELNPKVEGVDNKMGQCTSSTIPASSQEKEMKIKMEPAEEMNGDLDNLDAILGDLSSSEFYNNAISANGNNPGTKQALFQGNALLGVKSPQSVQTTRPPFNRALSLDSPMGSASAPHRNVAMNQHQPGDWGLPNSKVNRLESSSSASVLRPGPEFSTTLPRPPEGGSVSGLPVRSSSIPGSRPMLQQQMIHIRPNEINIDMGGNPYGQPGPSNQPGLWPDNMMPVEQVSRGSQNRQLVRSSLDDLLCSTPNMEGQNDERALLDQLHTLLSNTDVTSLEEIDRALGIPDLVNQGQALEPKQDSFQGQESSVMIDQKPLLYGQPYQGQGAAMPGGFSNIQGQQPSFNSVMNQMSQPSNFPLQSMHPRANVMRPRTNTPKQLRMQLQQRLQGQQFMNQTRQTLEIKMENPVSGTNSVMRPVMQPQVGSQQQGFLNAQMVAQRNRELISHHFRQQRMAMMMQQQQQQPQAFSPPPNVTASGSMDSALTGPPMAQVPSQQFPYPPNYGISQQPDPAFSRVSSPPNPMVSSRTGPSQNPMLQHPQSATMYQSSEMKGWPSGSIPRNSSFPQQQFSHQGSPAVYSMMHMNGSSGHIGQMSINTMPMSGLPMGPDQVSCTSRLMKRFADSFSIEYSLLTSIPPAQSCSQLPCLYLHLWAY is encoded by the exons ATGATGGTGAAAAGCTCTCATGACCTTGTTGAAGATGTAGGTGGCTACCAGGATATACGTCAAAGATATGAAACTATGCAGTGCTTTGCTTTATCGCAGCCAAGAGCCATGATGGAAGAGGGGGAAG atttGCAGTCCTGTATGATTTGTGTGGCGCGTCGTATCACAACTACAGAAAGGGTATTTTCAGCAAATCCAGAGAGCTTTATTACAAGACATGATCTTTCAG GCAAACTTGTCAACATTGATACAAACTCATTACGATCTTCCATGAGACCTGGCTTCGAAGATATAATTCGTCGTTGTATTCAGAGATTCTTATGCCACAATGACGGGCAGTCATGGTCAAATAAACGCCACTATCATGAAG CTTATATGCAAGGTCATGCTGAAACCCCATTGTATCGATTTTCTTTAGCGGATGGTACAATAGTGACAGCACAAACGAAGAGTAAACTGTTTCGAAATCCTGTAACTAATGACCGCCATGGATTTGTCTCTACCCACTTCCTTCAAAG AGAACAAAATGGATATCGGCCAAATCCTAATTCTATTGGGCAAAACATCAGAACACCTGTGACTGGAAACACAAATTCTGTTAATGGTCTTATGAACGTGTCACCTGGTCAAGCCATGCCAATGCAGAACAGAAACTATGGGATGGGAGATCCCAGTGCAGTGGGTCAGCTCACCAGCGCTCGATATGGAAGCCCTGGGAATATGGGGCCAGTGAACTCTGGACCCGGCATGCAGTCCTCTGCTTATCAGAGTAACAGTTTTGGGTTGAATATAAGTAGCCCACCACATGGCAGTCCTGGCTTAACTTCCAGCCAACAGAATCTAATGGTATCTCCTAGGAATCGAGGCAGTCCAAAAATGAGTTCACACCAGTATTCTCCAGTTAcag GTATGCACTCGCCAATGGGATCTGCCAGCAACACTAGCAACAGCACTTTTTCTAGCAGTTCTCTTAGTGCTCTGCAAGCCATTAGTGAGGGTGTTGGAAATTCCCTTTTATCAACACTTTCTTCACCGGGTCCAAAACTGGATAATTCCCCAAACATTAGCATAACTCAGCAAATCAAGGACTCCAAAAGCCCTTCTGGTTTGTATTGTGAACAAAACCAAGTGGAAAGTTCCATCTGCCATTcaaacagcagagatctccttaGTGAAAAAGATAGTAAAGAGGGAAATCTGGAGGCATCTGAAAGTCAGAGAGGACCATCTGAGAGCAAAGGACATAAAAAACTCCTTCAGCTACTTACGTGCTCCTCAGATGAAAGAGGACATTCTACAGCATCAAACTCACCTTTAGACTCAAATTGTAAAGAATCTTCTACGAGCGCTACCAGTCCTTCAGGAGTTTCCTCATCAACATCTGGAGGGGTATCTTCCTCCTCAAACATGCATGGGTCACTCCTGCAAGAGAAGCACAGGATTTTACATAAATTGTTGCAGAATGGTAATTCTCCAGCAGAGGTGGCCAAGATCACAGCTGAAGCTACTGGTAAAGACACATATCATGATGCTAGTAACACAACCTCCTGTGGAGAAGGCACTGTCAAACACGAACAACTAAGcccaaagaagaaagaaagcaatGCTTTACTAAGATACCTACTAGATAAAGATGATATTAAGGAACCGCTTTCCAAAGAGTTGAATCCTAAAGTAGAAGGTGTGGATAATAAGATGGGACAATGCACAAGTTCTACAATTCCAGCTTCAAGTCaagaaaaagagatgaaaataaaaatggaacCAGCAGAGGAG ATGAATGGAGACTTGGATAATTTGGATGCAATTCTAGGTGATCTTAGTAGTTCAGAGTTTTACAATAATGCTATATCTGCAAATGGAAATAACCCTGGAACAAAGCAAGCATTATTTCAAGGAAATGCCCTGTTGG GTGTGAAGAGTCCCCAGTCTGTGCAGACTACTCGCCCACCTTTTAACAGAGCCTTGTCTTTAGACAGCCCTATGGGCTCAG CAAGTGCTCCCCACAGAAATGTGGCAATGAATCAGCATCAGCCAGGAGACTGGGGTTTGCCAAACTCCAAAGTGAACAGATTGGAATCTTCAAGTTCTGCTTCAGTGTTGAGACCAGGACCTGAATTTAGTACAACCCTTCCGAGGCCCCCAGAGGGTGGCTCTGTGTCTGGGCTGCCTGTTCGCTCTAGCAGCATACCTGGTTCTAGGCCAATGCTGCAACAGCAAATGATTCACATAA GGCCAAATGAGATAAACATTGACATGGGAGGTAATCCCTATGGACAGCCTGGACCTTCTAACCAGCCTGGATTGTGGCCTGACAATATGATGCCAGTGGAGCAAGTGTCACGGGGTTCACAAAACAG aCAATTAGTTAGAAGCTCTTTGGATGATCTCTTATGTTCGACACCAAATATGGAAGGCCAGAATGATGAAAGGGCACTTCTGGATCAGCTGCACACACTTTTGAGTAATACAGATGTCACAAGTCTGGAAGAAATTGACAGAGCATTAGGAATTCCTGATCTTGTAAACCAA GGACAAGCTTTGGAACCCAAACAAGACTCATTTCAAGGTCAGGAATCTTCAGTTATGATTGACCAGAAGCCTTTGTTGTATGGTCAACCCTATCAAGGGCAAGGGGCAGCAATGCCAGGAGGTTTTAGTAACATCCAGGGACAACAGCCGTCTTTTAATTCAGTGATGAATCAGATGAGCCAACCGAGCAATTTTCCTCTGCAAAGTATGCATCCCAGAGCAAACGTGATGAGACCTCGGACCAACACACCAAAGCAGCTACGCatgcagctccagcagaggctccagggacagcag TTTATGAATCAGACCCGTCAAactcttgaaataaaaatggaaaatccaGTCAGTGGTACTAACTCAGTGATGAGACCGGTTATGCAGCCACAAGTGGGATCCCAG CAGCAAGGTTTTCTTAATGCTCAAATGGTGGCTCAGCGTAACAGGGAACTAATAAGTCACCATTTTAGACAACAGAGGATGGCAATGatgatgcagcagcagcagcagcaacctcAGGCCTTCAGTCCGCCACCAAATGTGACAGCCTCAGGAAGCATGGATAGTGCTTTGACAGGCCCTCCAATGGCTCAAGTTCCTTCACAGCAATTCCCCTATCCACCTAATTATG gAATAAGCCAACAACCTGATCCTGCATTTAGTAGAGTATCAAGCCCTCCCAATCCAATGGTATCATCAAGAACTGGACCCTCCCAGAACCCTATGCTGCAGCATCCTCAGTCAGCAACAATGTACCAGTCCTCAGAGATGAAGGGCTGGCCCTCAGGGAGCATCCCCAGAAACAG ttcttttcccCAGCAGCAGTTCAGCCATCAAGGTAGCCCAGCAGTATACAGTATGATGCACATGAATGGCAGCAGTGGCCACATTGGACAGATGAGTATTAATACCATGCCTATGTCAGGACTGCCTATGGGTCCAGACCAGGTAAGTTGTACATCAAGACTGATGAAAAGATTTGCTGACTCTTTTTCCATTGAGTACAGTCTGCTTACATCCATTCCTCCCGCACAATCCTGCTCTCAGTTACCCTGTTTGTATTTGCATCTGTGGGCctattaa